Proteins from one Dysgonomonas sp. HDW5A genomic window:
- a CDS encoding 7-carboxy-7-deazaguanine synthase QueE — MKLNVNEIFYSLQGEGGRVGEPSIFIRLTQCNLACSFCDTDFAEGDDMSLDEIANAIAMYPCKWIIWTGGEPTIQLKEAHAAFFREKGYKQAIETNGTRRVPSQIDYITCSPKLKYEDIRKKIPFVNEIRIPLEVGNVLPDISLFPKADKYFVSPIFDGDKINLENVNYCVDLVKENPAWSLSLQVHKLIHIE; from the coding sequence ATGAAGCTTAATGTAAATGAGATATTTTATTCATTGCAAGGTGAAGGAGGTAGAGTAGGAGAGCCCTCCATATTTATTCGATTAACTCAATGTAATCTTGCCTGTTCTTTCTGTGATACCGATTTTGCAGAAGGGGATGATATGTCTTTGGATGAAATAGCTAATGCTATTGCTATGTATCCATGTAAATGGATTATATGGACAGGCGGCGAGCCTACTATTCAATTAAAGGAGGCTCATGCGGCATTCTTTAGAGAGAAAGGATATAAGCAGGCTATAGAAACAAACGGCACGCGGAGAGTTCCTTCTCAGATTGATTATATAACTTGCAGTCCTAAATTGAAGTATGAGGATATCCGAAAGAAGATTCCTTTTGTCAATGAAATCCGTATACCTCTTGAAGTTGGTAACGTTCTACCCGATATATCACTATTTCCAAAGGCGGATAAATATTTTGTCAGTCCTATATTTGATGGTGATAAGATCAATTTGGAGAATGTTAATTACTGCGTTGATCTGGTGAAAGAAAATCCGGCTTGGAGTTTGAGTTTACAAGTGCATAAATTGATACATATCGAATGA
- a CDS encoding ribonuclease Z has product MNKFELNILGCGSALPTMQHVPTSQVLNVREKLFMIDCGEGTQLQFRRARLRFNRLNQIFISHLHGDHCFGLIGLISTLGLLGRTGDLTIHAVADLERILRPQLDFYCRDLSFQVIIKAFDHTKNTVIYQDRSLTVSTIPLDHRMPCAGFLFEEAENDLHLDAEAIKFYNVPIKELARIKQGADYLTETGQVILNNRLTKPANPSRKYAFCSDTAYKESIIPIIKDVDLLYHESTFLEEDKARAKETRHSTAGQAAEIALKANVKKLMLGHYSSRYSNDTLFLEEAVKIFPNTILANELLLEKL; this is encoded by the coding sequence ATGAATAAGTTTGAATTAAATATTCTCGGTTGTGGCTCAGCTTTGCCTACCATGCAGCATGTTCCAACATCTCAGGTTTTAAATGTTCGCGAGAAATTATTTATGATTGATTGCGGTGAGGGGACTCAATTGCAATTTAGACGGGCTCGTTTACGTTTTAATCGCTTAAATCAGATATTTATATCGCATTTGCATGGTGACCATTGTTTTGGTTTGATAGGACTAATCTCAACATTGGGATTACTGGGTCGAACCGGAGATTTAACTATTCATGCGGTTGCCGATTTAGAAAGAATCTTGCGTCCACAGCTGGATTTTTATTGTAGAGATCTATCATTTCAGGTTATTATAAAGGCTTTTGACCATACAAAGAATACTGTCATATATCAGGATAGATCTTTAACCGTAAGTACAATTCCTTTGGATCATAGGATGCCTTGTGCCGGCTTTTTGTTTGAAGAAGCTGAGAATGATCTGCATCTGGACGCAGAGGCTATTAAATTCTACAATGTTCCCATTAAAGAGCTGGCTAGAATCAAGCAAGGAGCTGATTATTTAACCGAAACAGGTCAAGTTATACTTAATAATCGCTTGACTAAGCCCGCCAATCCCTCTCGCAAATATGCTTTTTGTTCTGATACGGCCTATAAGGAGAGTATTATTCCGATAATAAAAGATGTGGATTTGTTATATCACGAATCTACTTTTCTGGAAGAGGATAAAGCCAGAGCAAAGGAGACTCGACATTCGACTGCCGGGCAAGCGGCCGAAATTGCCTTAAAAGCAAATGTAAAGAAATTAATGCTTGGTCATTACTCGTCAAGATATTCCAATGATACCTTGTTTTTAGAGGAAGCAGTGAAGATTTTTCCTAATACTATTCTTGCTAACGAATTATTATTAGAAAAATTATAA
- a CDS encoding T9SS type A sorting domain-containing protein, with protein MKNITKILILAILFALPILGFSQDRKDAFDSDKQGVELTINGEKFVVENLPQDGTIEVFNILGTKVMTFNVNSGTNSNRVNLPKGYYILKSDNVTKKVVVK; from the coding sequence ATGAAGAATATAACTAAAATATTAATTCTGGCAATTCTTTTTGCTCTACCGATATTGGGATTTTCTCAAGATAGGAAAGATGCGTTCGATTCTGATAAACAGGGAGTTGAGTTGACTATTAATGGAGAAAAGTTTGTTGTGGAAAACCTTCCTCAAGATGGTACCATAGAGGTGTTTAATATTTTAGGTACTAAAGTCATGACTTTCAATGTGAATAGTGGTACAAATTCTAATCGTGTAAATCTTCCCAAAGGATATTATATCCTCAAGTCCGATAATGTAACAAAGAAAGTTGTAGTTAAATAA
- the murI gene encoding glutamate racemase, which translates to MKKELIPGPIGVFDSGYGGLTILSEIQKLLPQYDYIYLGDNSRAPYGTRSFDVVYEFTKQAVLALFDQGCNLVILACNTASAKALRTIQQNDLPYINPNKRVLGIIRPTAEIIGNITKTRHIGIVGTPGTIQSESYSIEISKLHPDIIVNSHACPMWVPIVENNEFNTEGADYFIKKDLDSILNSDKEIDTLILGCTHYPLLINKIKQYAPSGLQILSQGTYVAESLENYLSRHPEIEDSCTKNGNTQYYTTESASKFKESASIFLNKEIEVKRINIEG; encoded by the coding sequence ATGAAAAAAGAACTTATTCCAGGACCAATAGGAGTATTCGACTCAGGATACGGAGGATTAACTATACTTTCTGAAATACAGAAATTACTTCCCCAATACGATTATATTTATTTAGGAGATAACTCCAGAGCTCCTTATGGAACAAGATCCTTTGATGTCGTTTACGAATTCACCAAACAAGCCGTTTTAGCCCTCTTTGATCAAGGATGTAACCTTGTTATACTGGCATGCAATACAGCATCAGCAAAAGCGCTCAGAACGATACAGCAGAATGACCTACCCTATATAAACCCGAACAAAAGAGTACTCGGAATAATACGCCCTACTGCCGAAATTATTGGTAATATTACCAAAACACGCCATATTGGTATTGTAGGAACTCCGGGAACAATACAATCCGAATCATATTCAATTGAGATAAGTAAATTACACCCAGATATTATAGTAAACTCCCATGCATGCCCTATGTGGGTACCCATTGTTGAAAACAATGAATTCAACACGGAAGGTGCTGATTATTTTATAAAGAAAGATCTGGATAGTATTCTTAATTCGGATAAGGAGATTGATACACTTATATTAGGATGTACTCATTACCCGCTTTTAATCAATAAAATCAAGCAATACGCACCATCAGGGCTACAAATACTATCACAAGGTACATATGTTGCAGAGAGCCTTGAAAACTACCTCAGCCGTCATCCTGAAATAGAGGATTCTTGTACTAAGAATGGTAATACTCAATACTACACAACAGAATCTGCATCCAAATTCAAAGAATCTGCATCCATATTTCTAAATAAGGAAATAGAAGTAAAAAGAATTAATATCGAGGGATAA
- a CDS encoding OmpH family outer membrane protein gives MMAKRIFLSALFIISIVFINNISAQTSDKIAYINSIELLEVIPGKVAASRSISDLNQKYKDELAVMQNDYNNKYTDFLANQNKLAESIKLRRMQELYELEQNINRFMKVAQEDVESQEAQLIAPLKERLKEAVNQVGIEQGFTCIYDMANPTIAFITPNAIDANPMVKAKLQQTRR, from the coding sequence ATGATGGCCAAAAGAATATTTCTTTCTGCATTATTCATTATATCAATAGTCTTCATCAATAATATATCAGCTCAAACATCTGATAAAATTGCTTATATAAACTCTATTGAATTATTGGAAGTAATACCGGGAAAAGTTGCAGCATCTCGCTCTATTAGTGATTTGAATCAGAAATACAAGGACGAATTAGCTGTAATGCAAAACGATTACAATAATAAGTACACCGATTTCTTAGCCAATCAAAATAAATTAGCTGAAAGCATTAAGCTTAGACGTATGCAAGAACTATATGAATTGGAACAAAACATAAACCGATTCATGAAAGTAGCTCAGGAGGATGTAGAAAGCCAAGAAGCACAATTGATTGCCCCTCTTAAAGAAAGACTTAAAGAAGCAGTTAATCAAGTAGGTATTGAGCAAGGATTCACTTGCATATACGATATGGCAAATCCTACAATTGCATTTATAACCCCCAATGCGATAGATGCAAACCCAATGGTAAAAGCTAAACTACAGCAAACACGAAGATAA
- the infB gene encoding translation initiation factor IF-2, whose translation MSIRLIKVSKDLNVGINSLVEFLQKKGFAVEANPNTKIDDEQYDLLVNEFGKDKKIKLASDRNKELQKEKRKTSQSESSEDEEEEDVPQPSKKGEEIKIIIPEDIKPHIQIVDKIDLDNLNKSKSSTLTKEEAKVEVVEPLHIEKEESKPVAQKVESEKQEETISEKTEIENTVKAAEKVVEEPKVVEPVIEAKEDNKVIENESPAEANQSPAGEDDDVFRLNNPAIKSNIVVKGTIDLSAINDKTRPAKKTKAEKRKERIDKELSDSKKVKENTVKLLKKESVDEQKKTLKLDDPDDPARKKRARIKKGKVDIEKGIAAPGATTSPHLQKDNKAKHASPRRPILTPKAAVSEEDVQKQIKETLARLTSKGGKAKGAKYRKEKRDAVSQRQQEELELQEQESRILKITEFVTANDLANMMNVPVIKVISTCMSIGMMVSINQRLDAETINIVAEEFNFKTEYVSAEVVEAISEEVDNEEDLEPRAPIVTVMGHVDHGKTSLLDRIRQTNVIAGEAGGITQHIGAYNVKLKDGRPITFLDTPGHEAFTAMRARGAKVTDIAIIIVAADDNVMPQTIEAINHAAAAGVPMVFAINKIDKPGANPEKIKETLANMNYLVESWGGKYQSQEISAKQGIGIDELLEKVLLEAELLELKANPNKRATGSVIESSLDKGRGYISTVLVHNGTLKQGDIVLAGTYFGRVKAMFNERNQRIDEAAPAAPALILGLNGAPQAGDMFHVLESEQEARDIASKREQLQREQGLRTQKILTLDDIGRRIAIGNFQQLNVIVKGDVDGSVEALSDSLIRLSTEEIQVNVIHKAVGAISESDITLAAASDAIVIGFQVRPSVAARRIAEKDGVEIRLYSIIYDAIEEITSAMEGMLSPDIKEEITANVEVREVFKITKVGTVAGCMVKEGKIKRSNKIRIIRDGIVIYSGDLGSLKRFKDDVKEVAFGYECGLNIHNYNDLKVGDIIEAFEQIEVKKTL comes from the coding sequence ATGTCTATAAGATTAATTAAAGTTTCAAAGGATTTGAATGTAGGGATCAATAGTCTTGTTGAATTCCTGCAGAAGAAAGGCTTTGCTGTCGAAGCAAATCCTAATACGAAGATTGACGATGAACAGTATGACCTTCTTGTGAATGAATTTGGCAAAGACAAGAAAATTAAACTCGCCTCTGATAGAAACAAAGAGTTACAAAAGGAAAAGAGAAAAACATCTCAATCGGAGTCTTCGGAAGACGAAGAGGAGGAGGATGTACCTCAGCCAAGCAAGAAAGGTGAAGAGATTAAGATAATTATCCCGGAAGATATAAAACCACATATTCAGATTGTTGACAAAATAGATTTGGACAATCTAAACAAAAGCAAAAGTTCAACTTTGACAAAAGAAGAAGCGAAAGTAGAGGTAGTTGAACCTCTTCATATCGAAAAAGAAGAAAGCAAACCTGTAGCTCAAAAAGTAGAGTCAGAAAAGCAGGAAGAGACAATTTCCGAAAAAACAGAAATTGAAAATACAGTAAAAGCAGCTGAAAAGGTGGTTGAAGAACCCAAAGTTGTTGAGCCTGTTATTGAAGCTAAAGAAGACAATAAAGTTATTGAAAATGAAAGTCCGGCAGAAGCAAATCAAAGCCCTGCAGGAGAAGATGATGATGTATTCCGCTTGAATAATCCGGCGATAAAATCAAACATCGTAGTAAAAGGTACTATTGACCTGAGCGCTATCAATGACAAAACTCGTCCTGCGAAAAAGACAAAAGCTGAGAAGAGAAAAGAACGCATCGATAAAGAATTATCCGATAGCAAGAAAGTAAAAGAGAATACAGTAAAGCTTCTGAAAAAAGAAAGTGTTGACGAACAAAAGAAAACACTGAAACTTGACGATCCGGACGATCCGGCTAGAAAGAAAAGAGCCCGTATCAAAAAAGGAAAAGTTGATATTGAAAAAGGTATAGCTGCACCAGGAGCAACAACAAGCCCACATCTTCAAAAAGATAACAAAGCTAAACATGCAAGCCCACGCAGACCAATACTTACACCTAAAGCAGCTGTAAGCGAAGAAGACGTACAAAAACAGATCAAAGAAACCTTAGCCCGACTAACCAGTAAGGGAGGAAAAGCCAAAGGTGCTAAATATCGTAAAGAAAAAAGAGACGCTGTTTCTCAAAGACAACAGGAAGAACTCGAATTACAAGAACAAGAGAGCAGAATTCTTAAGATTACCGAATTCGTAACAGCTAATGATTTGGCTAATATGATGAATGTTCCGGTAATTAAAGTTATCTCCACTTGTATGAGTATCGGAATGATGGTATCTATCAACCAACGTTTGGATGCCGAAACGATTAATATCGTTGCCGAAGAGTTTAACTTTAAGACCGAGTACGTAAGTGCCGAGGTAGTTGAAGCAATCTCTGAAGAGGTAGATAATGAAGAGGATTTGGAACCTCGTGCACCAATTGTTACCGTAATGGGACACGTTGACCATGGTAAAACTTCATTATTGGATAGAATCCGTCAAACTAACGTTATTGCAGGTGAAGCAGGTGGTATCACTCAGCACATCGGGGCATATAATGTTAAGCTTAAAGATGGCAGACCAATAACATTCCTTGATACTCCCGGTCACGAGGCCTTTACAGCGATGCGTGCACGTGGAGCTAAAGTGACGGATATTGCTATTATTATTGTTGCAGCTGACGACAACGTTATGCCTCAAACAATAGAAGCAATTAATCACGCAGCAGCAGCAGGTGTACCGATGGTTTTTGCAATCAATAAAATAGATAAACCAGGAGCAAATCCCGAAAAAATAAAAGAAACTCTTGCAAACATGAACTACCTTGTAGAATCATGGGGTGGAAAATACCAATCGCAAGAAATTTCAGCCAAACAAGGTATAGGCATTGATGAGCTTTTAGAGAAAGTATTATTGGAAGCCGAGCTTCTTGAACTAAAAGCCAATCCTAATAAGCGTGCAACAGGTTCTGTTATTGAGTCTTCTCTGGACAAAGGACGTGGTTACATCTCCACAGTACTTGTTCATAACGGAACTTTAAAACAAGGTGATATCGTTTTAGCAGGAACTTATTTTGGTCGTGTAAAAGCGATGTTTAACGAACGTAACCAAAGAATCGATGAAGCCGCACCGGCTGCACCGGCATTAATCTTAGGATTAAACGGAGCGCCTCAGGCGGGTGATATGTTCCACGTTTTAGAATCGGAACAAGAAGCCAGAGATATTGCAAGCAAACGTGAGCAATTGCAACGTGAGCAAGGATTACGTACTCAAAAAATACTTACCCTTGACGATATAGGTCGCCGTATTGCTATCGGAAACTTCCAACAATTGAATGTGATTGTGAAAGGTGACGTGGATGGTTCGGTTGAAGCACTTTCAGACTCTTTAATACGTCTGTCTACAGAAGAAATTCAAGTGAACGTTATCCACAAGGCAGTAGGAGCTATCTCCGAGTCGGATATTACACTTGCAGCAGCATCTGATGCTATTGTAATCGGGTTCCAGGTACGTCCATCGGTAGCAGCAAGAAGAATTGCAGAAAAAGACGGAGTAGAAATTCGCTTATATTCTATCATCTACGATGCGATTGAAGAAATCACTTCGGCAATGGAAGGTATGTTATCTCCGGATATCAAAGAAGAAATTACTGCAAACGTTGAAGTACGCGAAGTATTCAAAATCACTAAAGTCGGTACAGTTGCCGGTTGTATGGTGAAAGAAGGTAAGATTAAACGCTCAAACAAGATACGTATCATCCGCGATGGTATCGTTATTTACTCCGGAGATTTAGGCTCATTGAAACGTTTCAAAGACGATGTGAAAGAAGTTGCATTCGGATATGAATGTGGATTGAATATTCACAATTATAATGACCTGAAAGTAGGAGATATAATTGAAGCCTTTGAACAAATTGAAGTAAAGAAAACATTATAA
- the nusA gene encoding transcription termination factor NusA, with the protein MAKKEVISMIDTFSEFKDLKNIDRMTMISVLEDSFRNVIAKMFGTDENYDVIINPDKGDLEIWRNRTIVEDDELEDPNIEISLSDAKKIDEDFTVGEDVTDEVFFEDFGRRAILNLRQTLASKILELQKDSLYNKYKEKIGEIVSGEVYQIWKKEILLLDDEKEELLLPKTEQIPSDFFRKGEHVRAVVERVDNKNNNPKIILSRTSPVFLERLFELEVPEINDGLITIKKIARIPGERAKVAVESYDDRIDPVGACVGMKGSRIHGIVRELRNENIDIINYTSNMNLYIQRALSPAKITTIKLNEEDKKAEVFLRPEEVSLAIGKGGLNIKLASMLTGYTIDVYRDIDEVDEEDIYLDEFGDEIDEWVIEQLKKLGYVTAKNVLAATKETIAKEADLEEDTVDELFAILRAEFEDEE; encoded by the coding sequence ATGGCTAAGAAAGAAGTTATAAGCATGATTGATACCTTTTCAGAATTTAAGGACCTGAAAAATATCGACCGTATGACAATGATAAGCGTTCTTGAAGACTCATTCCGCAATGTTATTGCAAAAATGTTTGGGACAGACGAGAATTACGATGTCATTATCAATCCTGACAAAGGAGACTTGGAAATCTGGCGCAATCGTACGATAGTAGAAGATGATGAACTGGAAGATCCAAATATCGAAATATCTCTTTCGGATGCTAAAAAAATAGATGAAGATTTTACTGTAGGCGAAGATGTTACCGACGAGGTTTTCTTCGAAGATTTTGGACGTAGAGCAATCTTAAACTTACGCCAAACCCTAGCTTCAAAAATTCTTGAACTTCAAAAAGATAGCCTTTATAATAAATATAAAGAAAAGATCGGAGAGATTGTTTCCGGAGAGGTTTACCAAATCTGGAAAAAAGAAATCCTTCTTTTAGATGACGAGAAAGAAGAACTTTTGTTACCTAAAACAGAACAAATCCCAAGTGACTTCTTCCGCAAAGGAGAACACGTAAGAGCTGTTGTTGAACGAGTTGACAATAAAAACAACAATCCAAAGATTATTCTTTCGAGAACTTCTCCTGTATTCTTGGAAAGATTATTCGAACTGGAAGTTCCCGAAATAAATGACGGATTAATAACAATAAAAAAAATAGCACGCATACCAGGCGAAAGAGCTAAAGTTGCTGTAGAATCGTACGATGACCGTATCGACCCGGTAGGAGCTTGTGTAGGTATGAAAGGATCACGTATACATGGTATAGTTCGTGAGTTGAGAAACGAGAATATCGACATTATCAACTACACATCCAACATGAACCTGTACATACAGAGAGCGTTAAGCCCGGCTAAAATCACCACCATCAAATTAAATGAGGAGGATAAAAAAGCGGAAGTATTCTTGCGTCCGGAAGAAGTATCTCTGGCAATTGGTAAAGGTGGATTAAACATCAAATTGGCAAGTATGCTAACAGGCTATACTATTGATGTATATCGTGACATAGACGAGGTTGATGAAGAAGATATCTACTTGGATGAATTCGGAGACGAAATCGACGAGTGGGTAATCGAACAACTGAAGAAACTCGGATATGTTACAGCAAAGAACGTTCTAGCTGCTACTAAAGAGACAATCGCTAAAGAAGCCGACCTCGAAGAAGACACAGTTGATGAGCTTTTTGCTATTTTACGAGCAGAGTTTGAAGATGAAGAATAA
- the rimP gene encoding ribosome assembly cofactor RimP, which yields MIDKSQIRDIAEDFLLNSDIFLVEVIIRPGNIIVVEIDSKEGVSIENCIALSKHIESKLDREAEDFELEVGSAGVTSPFKIIRQYEVNIGNEVEVLTKGGQKISGELKSCDDTQFTVTITKMEKPEGAKRKIAVEEDLSFKYDEVKYTKYLIRFK from the coding sequence ATGATTGATAAGTCACAAATACGAGATATAGCTGAAGACTTTTTGCTTAACTCTGATATATTTTTAGTTGAGGTAATTATAAGACCCGGGAATATTATCGTAGTAGAGATTGACAGCAAAGAGGGAGTCAGTATTGAGAATTGCATTGCACTAAGCAAACATATAGAGTCGAAACTTGATCGTGAAGCGGAAGATTTTGAACTCGAAGTAGGTTCAGCCGGAGTAACATCCCCCTTCAAAATAATTCGACAATACGAAGTAAACATAGGCAATGAGGTTGAGGTTTTAACTAAAGGAGGACAAAAAATAAGCGGAGAGCTCAAAAGTTGTGATGATACCCAATTTACGGTAACTATCACAAAAATGGAAAAACCCGAAGGAGCTAAACGCAAAATAGCTGTCGAAGAAGATTTGTCTTTCAAATACGATGAAGTAAAATATACAAAATATCTAATCAGATTTAAATAA
- a CDS encoding ABC transporter ATP-binding protein, whose amino-acid sequence MAHGDHSKPIEKAKEGKKTFLRLMSYLSCDRSLLYIIAFLIVVSIISSLLGSYMLRPIINDYIIPGDIPGLSKILLLLGVIYLVGVVATYIEYRLLNKIGQRTVTRLRMDLFKKMEILPIKYFDTHQHGNLMSRYTNDIDKISDVLTDSLSDLLSSALTLIGIFILMIYISPILTLVTMITVPLMFLSAKLIVTQSKKYFKAQQEDLGAVNGYIEEMISGQKVIKVFGHEKKVEADFDTLNQSLRGKAEKAQLYSGMMMPIMQNLNTLNYVIITIVGALLAIFRGFDVGGLAAFLQYSRQFGRPINELASLYNNIQAAIAGAERIFEVIDEASEPEDNPDAITLTNIKGNVTMRDVYFGYKPDKLILKGVSIEAKSGEKIALVGTTGAGKTTILNMLPRFFDIKSGEITIDGISTKDMKRENLRHSMAIVLQDTHLFTGTVRENIRFGRLEATDEEVEEAAKLTAAHSFIKRLPHGYDTMLENDGANLSQGQRQLLNIARAAVANPAILLLDEATSNIDTRSELLIQRGLDKLMEGRTSFIIAHRLSTVRNVDRILVLEQGQIIEQGSHKELLELKGKYYSLYEEQFK is encoded by the coding sequence ATGGCACACGGAGATCATTCAAAACCTATAGAGAAAGCAAAAGAAGGAAAAAAGACTTTTCTTCGGCTTATGTCGTATCTGTCGTGCGACCGCAGCCTCTTATATATCATAGCCTTCTTGATCGTAGTAAGTATTATATCAAGCTTGCTAGGTTCGTATATGCTTCGCCCGATTATTAATGACTATATCATACCGGGAGATATACCCGGATTATCCAAAATACTGCTACTACTTGGTGTTATTTATTTAGTGGGAGTGGTGGCTACCTATATCGAATATCGTTTACTTAATAAAATAGGACAACGGACTGTCACCCGTCTTCGGATGGATTTATTCAAGAAGATGGAAATATTACCTATTAAGTATTTCGATACACATCAACATGGCAACCTAATGAGTCGATATACCAATGATATTGACAAGATCAGTGATGTTTTGACCGATAGTTTATCTGACCTTTTATCGAGTGCATTAACTCTTATCGGGATATTTATTCTTATGATTTATATCAGTCCGATACTGACATTGGTAACGATGATTACAGTTCCACTTATGTTTCTGAGTGCTAAACTGATTGTAACACAAAGTAAGAAATACTTCAAAGCTCAACAAGAAGATCTGGGTGCAGTAAACGGATACATCGAAGAAATGATCAGTGGTCAGAAAGTGATAAAAGTATTCGGACACGAAAAGAAAGTGGAGGCAGACTTTGACACATTAAATCAAAGTTTAAGAGGAAAAGCAGAAAAGGCACAATTATATTCGGGAATGATGATGCCCATTATGCAAAACTTGAATACTCTCAATTATGTAATCATCACAATTGTTGGAGCACTGCTTGCCATATTCAGAGGATTTGATGTTGGTGGACTGGCTGCTTTCCTTCAATATTCGAGACAATTCGGACGCCCAATCAACGAACTTGCCAGCTTATACAACAACATACAGGCTGCAATAGCCGGAGCCGAACGCATTTTCGAAGTAATAGATGAAGCTTCCGAACCGGAAGACAATCCAGATGCCATCACCCTTACAAACATAAAGGGTAATGTTACTATGCGAGATGTTTACTTCGGATACAAGCCCGACAAATTAATTCTAAAAGGAGTTTCCATAGAAGCAAAGTCAGGAGAAAAAATTGCATTGGTAGGAACTACAGGAGCAGGCAAGACTACTATATTAAATATGCTTCCCCGTTTTTTCGACATCAAATCGGGTGAAATTACTATCGATGGCATTTCGACAAAGGATATGAAACGTGAAAACCTGAGACATTCAATGGCTATTGTTTTACAGGATACCCATTTGTTTACGGGAACGGTTCGTGAAAATATCCGCTTCGGTCGATTAGAGGCTACAGATGAAGAGGTAGAAGAGGCAGCTAAATTAACCGCTGCTCATTCCTTCATCAAACGCCTTCCGCATGGATATGATACTATGCTGGAAAATGACGGTGCGAACCTGAGTCAAGGACAACGTCAATTACTGAATATCGCAAGGGCGGCAGTTGCCAATCCTGCTATTCTGCTTTTAGATGAAGCAACCAGCAACATAGATACTCGAAGTGAATTACTTATCCAAAGAGGACTCGACAAATTAATGGAAGGAAGAACCAGCTTTATAATAGCTCATCGTCTTTCTACCGTTCGCAATGTAGACAGGATTCTGGTGCTTGAACAAGGGCAGATTATCGAACAAGGCAGTCACAAAGAACTACTCGAACTGAAAGGAAAGTACTATTCTCTTTACGAGGAGCAGTTCAAATAA